One genomic window of Arachis hypogaea cultivar Tifrunner chromosome 8, arahy.Tifrunner.gnm2.J5K5, whole genome shotgun sequence includes the following:
- the LOC112707372 gene encoding NAC domain-containing protein 72, whose protein sequence is MGIQEKDPLSQLSLPPGFRFYPTDEELLVQYLCRKVAGHHFSLEIIGEIDLYKFDPWVLPSKAIFGEKEWYFFSPRDRKYPNGSRPNRVAGSGYWKATGTDKTITTEGRKVGIKKALVFYIGKAPKGTKTNWIMHEYRLLDSTRKNGSTKLDDWVLCRIYKKNSSAQQKVPNGVISSSEQYATQYSNGSSSNSSSSHLDEVLESLPEIDDRCFALPRVNSLRALQQQRHHQEDTKVGLLQQQQEQGLVAGTGSFLDWASGPGILNDLGQAQQGIVNYGNDLFVPSVCHVDSNLVPAKIEEEVQSGVKTQSGFFQQGPNPNDFTQAFSNQLDPYGFSRYSVQPVGFGFRQ, encoded by the exons ATGGGAATTCAAGAGAAAGACCCTCTCTCGCAATTGAGTTTACCGCCGGGTTTCCGATTTTATCCGACGGACGAGGAGCTTCTCGTTCAGTATCTGTGCCGCAAGGTTGCTGGCCACCATTTCTCCCTGGAAATCATTGGCGAAATTGATTTGTATAAGTTCGACCCTTGGGTTCTTCCAA GTAAGGCAATTTTTGGCGAGAAAGAATGGTACTTCTTTAGTCCGAGGGATAGGAAGTATCCGAATGGATCGCGACCCAATCGAGTAGCCGGGTCGGGTTACTGGAAAGCTACCGGAACCGATAAGACTATCACGACCGAAGGAAGGAAAGTTGGTATCAAGAAAGCTCTGGTTTTCTACATTGGTAAGGCACCCAAAGGCACCAAAACAAACTGGATCATGCACGAGTATCGCCTCCTAGACTCTACCCGCAAGAACGGGAGCACCAAG CTTGACGATTGGGTTCTGTGCCGGATATACAAGAAGAATTCAAGCGCACAGCAGAAGGTACCAAACGGCGTCATTTCGAGTAGCGAGCAATATGCCACGCAATACAGCAACGGATCTTCTTCAAACTCCTCTTCCTCCCACCTCGACGAGGTGCTCGAGTCCCTGCCAGAGATCGACGACCGTTGCTTCGCCTTGCCACGTGTCAACTCCTTAAGAGCGCTGCAGCAGCAGCGCCATCACCAAGAAGACACCAAGGTCGGCCTACTCCAACAGCAACAGGAACAGGGTCTCGTAGCCGGCACCGGTAGTTTCTTGGACTGGGCTTCCGGGCCGGGGATTCTGAACGATTTGGGCCAGGCCCAACAGGGGATTGTTAACTACGGAAATGACCTCTTTGTCCCTTCGGTGTGCCACGTGGATTCCAATTTGGTGCCAGCAAAGATTGAAGAGGAGGTTCAGAGCGGCGTGAAGACTCAATCCGGATTCTTTCAGCAGGGACCGAACCCCAATGACTTTACACAAGCATTCTCAAACCAGCTAGATCCTTACGGGTTTAGTAGGTACTCGGTTCAACCGGTGGGGTTCGGGTTCAGGCAATGA